A section of the Enterococcus montenegrensis genome encodes:
- a CDS encoding exodeoxyribonuclease III, whose amino-acid sequence MKLVSWNVNGLRAVMKKNFMDVIAELDADFFCLQETKLQAGQIEMDLPNYYEYWNYAEKKGYSGTAIFAKKEALNVSYGIGIDHHDLEGRVITLEYPEFYLVDCYTPNSQNELKRLDYRMTWEDDFRNYLVKLNKTKPVILCGDLNVAHENIDLKNWKTNHKNAGFTNEERGKFTELLNAGFIDSFRYFYPELEGVYSWWSYRFNARKNNAGWRIDYFVVSKDLKDKMTDAKIHTEIFGSDHCPVELDLKF is encoded by the coding sequence TTGAAATTAGTCTCTTGGAATGTTAACGGCTTACGAGCTGTGATGAAAAAGAATTTTATGGATGTTATCGCAGAATTAGATGCAGATTTTTTCTGTCTACAAGAAACCAAGTTGCAAGCAGGACAAATTGAAATGGACTTACCCAATTATTATGAATATTGGAATTATGCTGAGAAAAAAGGGTATTCTGGTACAGCTATTTTTGCAAAAAAAGAAGCGTTAAATGTCAGTTATGGAATCGGCATTGATCACCATGATTTAGAAGGACGGGTTATTACGTTAGAATATCCCGAGTTTTACTTGGTAGATTGTTATACCCCCAACTCACAAAACGAATTAAAACGGCTTGATTATCGCATGACGTGGGAAGATGATTTTCGTAACTATTTAGTAAAATTGAATAAAACAAAACCTGTCATTTTATGTGGTGATTTAAACGTCGCCCATGAAAATATCGATTTAAAAAATTGGAAAACCAATCATAAAAATGCTGGCTTTACCAATGAAGAACGTGGTAAATTCACAGAGCTTTTAAACGCTGGTTTTATTGACAGCTTCCGCTACTTTTATCCTGAGCTTGAGGGTGTTTATTCTTGGTGGAGCTATCGTTTTAACGCCCGTAAAAATAATGCAGGTTGGCGTATCGACTATTTTGTAGTCTCCAAAGATCTAAAAGACAAAATGACTGATGCCAAAATTCATACTGAAATTTTTGGTAGTGACCACTGTCCAGTTGAATTGGATTTAAAATTTTAA
- a CDS encoding GNAT family N-acetyltransferase: MTDVDVIIRPTQPNDAAQLLQVMKEIGSQTDFLIMDEKGLSLTKEQLARQLAAFLESPNNLSLVALAGEKIIGAASVMAEENPRIAHIGEVGISILKEFWGMGLGAAMMEEIIWWAEDSGIIRRLELTVQTRNQRAYHLYQKYGFVVEGKLQRSFLTPQNEFVSAYLMARLID, translated from the coding sequence ATGACAGATGTAGATGTAATTATTCGCCCTACACAACCAAACGATGCAGCCCAGCTTTTACAGGTGATGAAGGAAATTGGCAGTCAAACAGATTTTTTGATTATGGACGAAAAGGGACTTTCCTTAACTAAAGAGCAACTAGCCAGACAATTAGCAGCCTTTTTAGAGAGTCCAAATAATTTATCCCTCGTGGCATTGGCAGGAGAAAAAATTATTGGCGCTGCTTCTGTTATGGCAGAAGAAAACCCCCGAATCGCCCATATTGGTGAGGTAGGAATTTCAATTTTAAAAGAATTTTGGGGCATGGGCTTAGGTGCTGCGATGATGGAAGAAATTATTTGGTGGGCTGAAGATTCTGGTATCATTCGCCGTTTAGAGTTAACTGTTCAAACTCGTAACCAAAGAGCCTATCATCTTTATCAAAAATACGGTTTTGTAGTTGAAGGAAAGCTGCAAAGAAGCTTTTTAACACCACAAAATGAATTTGTTTCTGCTTATTTGATGGCACGCTTGATTGATTGA
- the tsaE gene encoding tRNA (adenosine(37)-N6)-threonylcarbamoyltransferase complex ATPase subunit type 1 TsaE: MIALTDLLATEKLGKVIGASAIAGDVIILTGELGAGKTTITKGIAQGMGINRMVKSPTYTIIREYEDGRLPLYHMDVYRVGQEADELGLEEYFEGSGLSIVEWGQLLGDALPVDYLEIILTKIDADQFARQVEFKAVGNQSEAFLNRILQNWETK; this comes from the coding sequence ATGATTGCTTTAACAGATCTTTTAGCAACAGAAAAATTAGGTAAGGTTATTGGTGCTAGTGCAATTGCTGGGGATGTCATTATTTTGACAGGTGAATTAGGGGCAGGAAAAACCACGATTACCAAAGGAATTGCACAAGGCATGGGAATAAATCGAATGGTAAAAAGTCCGACTTATACGATTATTCGAGAATATGAAGATGGACGGTTACCTCTTTATCACATGGATGTTTATCGTGTGGGCCAAGAAGCCGATGAACTGGGCTTGGAAGAATATTTTGAAGGAAGTGGCTTATCGATTGTCGAATGGGGCCAATTACTAGGGGATGCTTTGCCGGTAGATTATTTGGAAATAATATTAACGAAAATTGACGCCGATCAGTTTGCGCGTCAAGTAGAATTTAAAGCAGTAGGGAATCAGAGCGAAGCATTTTTAAACCGAATTTTACAAAACTGGGAGACAAAATAA
- a CDS encoding sugar O-acetyltransferase has translation MDSILSRKMQTGEIYFETPELQKEQALYRDLLFQFNHTLPSKQQERTAILHQLLANFDKGSYIEPPLAANWGKNTSIGENVYANFGLSLVDDTKIEIQDDVMIGPNVTLCTGTHPLRPELRLQKAQFNLPVIIKKNVWLGAGTIVLPGVTIGQNSVIGAGSLVTKDIPANVLAYGSPCQVVKQLADVD, from the coding sequence ATGGATTCCATTTTAAGCAGGAAAATGCAGACAGGTGAGATTTATTTTGAAACACCAGAATTACAAAAAGAGCAGGCTTTATATCGTGATTTGTTATTTCAATTTAACCATACTTTACCTAGTAAGCAACAAGAGAGGACAGCTATTTTACACCAACTGCTGGCCAATTTTGATAAAGGATCATATATTGAACCACCATTAGCTGCAAATTGGGGGAAAAATACCTCTATTGGTGAAAATGTCTATGCTAATTTTGGCTTATCTTTAGTGGATGATACAAAAATTGAAATTCAAGATGATGTAATGATTGGGCCAAATGTTACATTGTGTACGGGAACGCATCCTTTAAGACCGGAACTCCGTTTACAAAAAGCGCAGTTTAATTTACCCGTTATTATTAAAAAAAATGTTTGGCTTGGAGCCGGCACAATTGTTTTACCGGGTGTGACTATTGGCCAAAACAGTGTCATCGGAGCAGGTAGCCTTGTAACAAAAGATATTCCGGCTAATGTTTTGGCCTATGGTTCTCCTTGTCAGGTGGTAAAGCAACTAGCAGATGTTGATTAA
- a CDS encoding Gfo/Idh/MocA family protein, translated as MKIGVIGIGNIAQKAYLPTYLKKQDEATFYFATRNKKVREELQARFGFQHVYQSLEQLLAQNITACLIHSATKSHYDLVKTCLENGIHVFVDKPLTENYRQTEELYRLAAAKNLILMLGFNRRYAPLVNLLKDLPEKRQLHLQKNRLAGSGTPEFLVYDLFLHLVDTAVYLMPGTPRLVYGNLQVSQNNLEYATMLLASETTSATLTMDLKSGANYERYEVTSPSKTLILENLTNLTELKQQGTLQLSGDDWQTTLFKRGFEALVTQFLTAVKEKQPLSQEKVLLSHQLCAELLATYGN; from the coding sequence ATGAAAATTGGTGTCATTGGAATTGGTAATATCGCCCAGAAAGCTTATTTGCCAACTTATTTAAAAAAACAAGACGAAGCGACATTTTATTTTGCAACCCGCAATAAAAAGGTTAGAGAAGAGTTACAAGCGCGTTTTGGTTTTCAGCATGTTTATCAAAGTTTGGAGCAATTACTAGCTCAAAATATAACAGCTTGTTTGATTCATAGTGCCACTAAGAGTCATTACGACTTAGTGAAAACGTGTTTAGAAAACGGGATTCATGTCTTTGTCGATAAACCATTAACAGAAAATTATCGACAAACAGAAGAACTCTATCGGCTAGCAGCAGCTAAAAATTTGATTTTAATGTTAGGATTTAATCGGCGCTATGCACCACTTGTAAACCTGCTAAAAGATTTACCTGAAAAACGACAGCTCCACTTGCAAAAAAATCGTTTGGCCGGAAGTGGCACGCCGGAATTTTTAGTTTATGATTTATTTTTACATTTGGTAGATACAGCCGTTTATTTAATGCCAGGAACACCGCGGTTGGTTTATGGTAATTTACAAGTGAGTCAGAATAATTTAGAATATGCTACCATGTTGCTAGCCAGTGAAACAACGAGTGCAACGCTAACCATGGATTTAAAAAGTGGCGCAAACTATGAGCGTTATGAGGTTACGAGCCCAAGTAAAACATTGATTTTAGAAAACTTAACAAACTTAACCGAGCTAAAACAACAAGGAACGCTGCAGTTAAGTGGTGATGATTGGCAAACAACGTTATTTAAGCGTGGCTTTGAAGCACTCGTAACCCAATTTTTAACTGCTGTTAAAGAAAAACAGCCCCTATCGCAAGAAAAGGTTCTCTTGAGCCACCAATTATGTGCAGAACTTTTAGCAACCTATGGCAATTAA
- a CDS encoding 3'-5' exonuclease: MNFIAMDFETANHEKHSACSLALVMVRNSKIVGEYYSLIKPETPFFWRNIQIHGIHPEDVANAPKFPTVWEEISQYYNQNSLIVAHNAPFDNGVLAGCLDYYGLEKQPYLSLCTARSSRKLYPEFPNHRLNTMCEMLDITLENHHDALEDSRACAEILLRQEAQFGTDPLKKMVTIK; the protein is encoded by the coding sequence ATGAACTTTATTGCAATGGATTTTGAAACAGCCAATCACGAAAAACACAGTGCTTGTTCTTTGGCATTAGTCATGGTGCGCAACAGTAAAATCGTAGGGGAATACTATTCCTTAATTAAACCAGAAACACCTTTTTTCTGGCGCAATATTCAAATTCACGGGATTCATCCTGAAGATGTTGCAAATGCCCCCAAATTTCCCACCGTTTGGGAAGAAATTTCCCAATATTACAATCAAAACAGCCTGATTGTGGCCCACAACGCGCCTTTTGACAATGGCGTATTAGCCGGATGTTTAGATTATTACGGCTTAGAAAAACAACCTTATTTATCTTTATGCACAGCACGTTCTAGTCGTAAATTGTATCCGGAATTTCCCAATCATCGTTTAAATACCATGTGTGAAATGTTGGACATTACCTTAGAAAATCATCACGACGCTTTAGAAGACAGTCGCGCTTGTGCTGAGATTTTATTACGACAAGAAGCACAATTTGGCACCGATCCTTTAAAAAAAATGGTTACAATCAAATAG
- a CDS encoding MFS transporter: MINKNSLMTRLSILAISLLLTSAMSINGALPQMQKALGMTTTQVELVATLPALAVVIFVILSNLIAEKIGTKKTVQLGLLLVGLGGGVAPLVLDSYALLLISRFILGAGFGLFNSLAVSIINLLFQNEPQERAALLGYRGAAENIGNAGLTLLAGFMMAFGWRFAFTVYLLAFPILILFTIFVPEIQQVKKESHEQQGELKFSVYLLALFALFLVMTFVAIGVRFPTMVTNLKGANYNASAFLAVMPLIGIVTGSLFGFFNHLLGEKCLYLGLALLACATFLIAISENNFTLLLMGYFISGIPGSLIFPFIYNSLNLYATPTKMTAATSIILIGCNLGNFIAPFGLSALQFISGTKNLFAPFQLLSILLLAILAGIFLYKKKPFLRKALSGGGKS; the protein is encoded by the coding sequence ATGATTAATAAAAATAGCCTTATGACCCGTTTATCGATTTTAGCAATTTCGCTGTTATTAACAAGTGCAATGTCAATAAATGGTGCTCTGCCCCAAATGCAAAAAGCACTTGGGATGACGACGACGCAAGTTGAATTAGTAGCAACATTGCCCGCACTAGCAGTGGTAATTTTTGTAATCCTTTCCAATCTCATAGCCGAAAAAATCGGTACAAAAAAAACAGTCCAACTAGGTTTACTCTTAGTTGGACTAGGGGGAGGCGTCGCGCCGTTAGTACTTGACAGTTATGCTTTACTTTTGATTAGCCGCTTTATTTTGGGAGCGGGATTTGGCTTGTTTAATTCATTGGCGGTTTCTATCATTAACTTATTATTCCAAAATGAACCGCAAGAGCGGGCAGCTTTGTTAGGGTACCGAGGTGCAGCGGAAAATATCGGAAATGCCGGGTTAACTTTACTTGCTGGTTTCATGATGGCTTTTGGATGGCGCTTTGCTTTTACTGTGTACTTATTGGCTTTTCCTATTCTAATTTTGTTTACGATTTTTGTACCAGAAATCCAACAAGTAAAAAAAGAATCCCACGAACAGCAGGGGGAATTAAAATTTTCAGTATATTTGTTAGCTTTGTTTGCTTTATTTTTGGTCATGACCTTTGTGGCAATTGGCGTAAGATTTCCTACGATGGTAACCAATCTCAAAGGTGCAAACTACAACGCTTCAGCCTTCTTAGCTGTAATGCCGCTAATTGGAATTGTAACCGGTTCATTATTTGGCTTTTTTAATCACCTACTAGGTGAAAAATGTTTGTATCTTGGGCTAGCCCTGTTAGCATGTGCAACATTTTTAATTGCAATTTCTGAAAATAATTTTACCTTACTCTTAATGGGCTACTTTATCAGCGGAATTCCCGGTAGTCTAATTTTTCCGTTTATCTACAATTCCTTAAATCTATATGCTACACCTACAAAAATGACAGCAGCGACATCAATTATTTTAATTGGTTGTAACTTAGGCAATTTTATTGCACCCTTTGGTTTGAGTGCATTACAGTTTATTTCGGGAACAAAAAATTTATTTGCTCCATTTCAATTACTAAGCATTTTATTGTTGGCAATTTTGGCGGGAATCTTTTTATATAAGAAAAAGCCTTTCTTGCGTAAGGCGTTAAGTGGAGGTGGAAAATCGTGA
- the pta gene encoding phosphate acetyltransferase: MELFDSLKFKIVRRGIKIAFPEATDSRILGAAARLKAEELITPVLIGNKEEVAKAAAARGITIDQFEILDPDDYPDWDKMVAAFVERRKGKATKEQAEEILKDVNYFGTMLTYMGVTDGMVSGAIHSTGDTVRPALQIIKTKPGVSRTSGAFLMVRGRDQEKYLFSDCAINVNPSSQELAEIAVASAETAELFDIDPKVALLSFSTKGSAKAPEVDKVVEATKIAKEMAPDIILDGELQFDAAYVSAVGQLKAPDSDVAGKATVFVFPELQSGNIGYKIAQRFGNFEAIGPILQGLNKPVSDLSRGANEEDVYKLSIITAAQTLNTAK; this comes from the coding sequence GTGGAATTATTTGATAGTTTAAAATTTAAAATTGTACGTCGTGGCATTAAAATTGCTTTTCCAGAAGCAACTGATTCACGTATTTTAGGCGCAGCAGCACGTTTGAAAGCAGAAGAATTAATTACGCCTGTTTTAATTGGTAACAAAGAAGAAGTGGCAAAAGCTGCCGCTGCTCGTGGTATCACAATTGATCAATTTGAAATCCTAGATCCTGACGATTATCCTGATTGGGACAAAATGGTAGCAGCCTTTGTTGAACGTCGTAAAGGTAAGGCAACCAAAGAACAAGCTGAAGAAATTTTAAAAGATGTGAACTACTTTGGAACAATGTTAACTTACATGGGCGTAACTGACGGTATGGTTTCTGGTGCGATTCATTCAACCGGGGATACTGTGCGTCCAGCATTGCAAATCATTAAAACGAAACCAGGCGTCAGCCGGACAAGTGGAGCTTTCTTAATGGTTCGTGGTCGCGACCAAGAAAAATATTTATTCTCAGATTGTGCCATCAATGTTAACCCATCTTCACAAGAATTAGCTGAAATTGCAGTAGCATCCGCTGAAACTGCAGAATTATTTGATATCGATCCAAAAGTTGCATTATTAAGCTTTTCAACAAAAGGTTCAGCTAAAGCTCCAGAAGTAGATAAAGTGGTGGAAGCAACAAAAATCGCAAAAGAAATGGCACCAGATATTATTTTAGATGGTGAATTACAATTTGATGCGGCTTATGTTTCTGCAGTTGGTCAATTAAAAGCACCAGATTCAGATGTTGCAGGTAAAGCTACAGTCTTTGTTTTCCCTGAATTACAATCTGGCAACATTGGCTACAAAATTGCGCAACGTTTCGGTAACTTTGAAGCGATTGGACCAATTTTGCAAGGTTTAAATAAACCTGTGTCAGACTTATCTCGTGGCGCCAATGAAGAAGATGTTTATAAATTATCAATTATCACTGCTGCCCAAACATTAAATACTGCAAAATAA
- a CDS encoding uracil-DNA glycosylase has translation MKAIIHNSWQEILAPEFSQPYYLQLRKFLKQEYQTQKIYPNMYHIFEALELTPYEDVKVVILGQDPYHGENQAHGLSFSVQPGVKIPPSLQNIYKELQSDLNVTPVNHGYLTSWAKQGVLLLNTVLTVRAGQAYSHRGKGWEQLTDKIIEKLNERQKPVVFILWGKGAQEKIKMIDQTRHVVIASPHPSPLSAHRGFFGSRPFSKANDALVKFGEAPINWQLPKDPNAV, from the coding sequence ATGAAAGCAATTATTCATAATAGTTGGCAAGAGATTCTAGCACCGGAATTTTCGCAACCTTATTACCTGCAGTTGCGAAAATTTTTGAAACAAGAATATCAAACTCAGAAAATTTATCCAAATATGTATCATATTTTTGAAGCATTAGAGCTAACACCTTATGAAGATGTCAAGGTGGTGATTTTGGGACAAGATCCATATCACGGAGAAAACCAGGCCCACGGGTTATCATTTTCCGTGCAACCAGGGGTTAAAATACCACCGTCTTTGCAAAATATTTATAAAGAATTGCAGAGTGATTTAAATGTGACGCCAGTAAATCATGGGTATTTAACCAGCTGGGCCAAACAAGGGGTTTTACTATTAAACACAGTTTTAACGGTACGAGCAGGCCAAGCTTATTCCCATCGCGGCAAAGGGTGGGAACAACTGACGGATAAAATTATCGAAAAGTTAAACGAGCGGCAAAAACCAGTCGTTTTTATTTTGTGGGGAAAAGGTGCGCAAGAAAAAATTAAAATGATCGATCAAACACGTCACGTTGTTATTGCGTCCCCCCATCCAAGTCCTTTATCAGCTCATCGTGGTTTTTTTGGCTCTCGACCTTTCTCAAAGGCTAATGATGCTTTAGTCAAGTTTGGCGAAGCACCGATTAATTGGCAGTTGCCAAAAGATCCCAATGCTGTATAA
- a CDS encoding LURP-one-related/scramblase family protein produces MSEFFIQDKQLSSITRTIVKDEKGKSLFLLVGRWGTKGDALSLYKMNGELVASIKQISFTFGTRFEIYKNFEKVGTLQKIFRWPGDFYYIQQLHWTVQGNIYQHQYSIRHFNHLIMRMDKATLFSGDYYVLDVRNDEDAPVCICIAAIMDYWLYNRSKTQKFDYRLTPNC; encoded by the coding sequence ATGTCTGAATTTTTCATTCAAGACAAACAGTTGAGTTCCATCACCCGAACCATTGTCAAAGACGAAAAAGGAAAATCTTTGTTTTTATTAGTGGGTCGTTGGGGAACAAAAGGTGATGCCCTCTCTCTTTATAAAATGAATGGTGAACTTGTGGCCAGCATCAAACAAATTAGTTTTACCTTTGGTACCCGTTTTGAAATTTATAAAAACTTTGAAAAAGTGGGGACCTTACAAAAGATTTTTCGTTGGCCGGGGGATTTTTATTACATTCAACAACTCCATTGGACAGTACAAGGTAATATTTATCAACATCAATATAGCATTCGTCATTTTAATCATCTGATAATGCGAATGGATAAAGCCACGTTGTTTTCTGGTGATTATTATGTCCTTGATGTGAGAAACGATGAAGATGCGCCTGTTTGCATTTGTATTGCGGCCATTATGGATTACTGGCTGTATAATCGGAGTAAAACCCAAAAGTTTGATTATCGCCTAACACCAAATTGTTAA
- a CDS encoding Cof-type HAD-IIB family hydrolase produces the protein MIKLIASDMDGTLLNSRMQISVENIAAIKYANEHGIEFMVATGRNREEALPALEQAGIKCAMINLNGAQVFDAEGNSLFTVPIALQTVAETLDLLRAADIYYEVATNEGLYSESQARRIENFSEHMAEMMPHLTHKMAIAMTSAQLEFLPVQYVTDIKDLLGKPDFEVLKIICFHKDGPAVLGPVAKKLDENEQLHVTSSGQNNIEINHRDAQKGIAVAHVAKERNIPLDQVMTIGDNMNDLSMIQMAGVSFAMGNAKIELKEAAKYLTETNIDSGVGKAIMRAIDENLA, from the coding sequence ATGATTAAATTAATTGCCTCTGACATGGACGGAACTTTATTAAATTCCCGTATGCAGATTTCAGTTGAAAATATTGCGGCGATTAAATATGCCAACGAACACGGAATTGAATTTATGGTGGCAACTGGCCGCAACCGCGAAGAGGCTCTACCCGCACTAGAACAAGCCGGTATTAAGTGTGCCATGATTAACTTAAATGGTGCGCAAGTTTTTGATGCTGAGGGCAACTCTTTATTTACGGTTCCGATTGCTCTACAAACGGTGGCAGAAACACTAGATCTTTTGCGAGCAGCAGATATTTATTACGAAGTAGCTACAAATGAAGGTCTATATTCTGAAAGCCAAGCGCGGCGGATTGAGAATTTCTCTGAACACATGGCCGAAATGATGCCCCATTTAACTCACAAAATGGCAATTGCTATGACTTCTGCTCAACTAGAATTTTTACCTGTACAATACGTTACAGATATTAAAGACTTATTAGGAAAGCCAGATTTTGAAGTTTTAAAAATTATTTGTTTCCATAAAGACGGTCCCGCTGTCTTAGGTCCAGTTGCAAAAAAATTAGATGAAAATGAACAACTCCACGTTACCTCTTCTGGTCAAAATAATATTGAAATTAATCATCGCGATGCGCAAAAAGGGATTGCCGTGGCCCATGTTGCAAAAGAGCGGAATATCCCTTTAGACCAAGTGATGACAATTGGCGATAATATGAACGACCTAAGTATGATTCAAATGGCTGGCGTGAGTTTTGCTATGGGAAATGCTAAGATCGAATTAAAAGAAGCTGCCAAATACTTAACCGAAACCAATATCGATTCTGGGGTTGGCAAAGCCATTATGCGAGCAATCGACGAGAATTTGGCGTAA